A genome region from Brassica oleracea var. oleracea cultivar TO1000 chromosome C2, BOL, whole genome shotgun sequence includes the following:
- the LOC106326493 gene encoding uncharacterized protein LOC106326493, which produces MEQRRGDPRIYIVALLFLSCILSGGVLLGLYLLLPDPNPLFLPAGMFFAGIPWLFWFLAYLYSCVLKPCTVSVSKSVASFDPEKGEGKSITENATSASDPVAAVEPMEGERHVQLGNVVVEQEQEQEQENGRLSSRRSHDDEDCDRTPLRLSVGNK; this is translated from the coding sequence ATGGAGCAGAGAAGAGGTGATCCAAGAATATACATCGTCGCTCTTCTTTTTCTTTCATGTATCCTCTCAGGAGGAGTCCTTCTCGGACTTTACCTCCTCCTCCCTGATCCGAACCCTCTGTTTCTACCAGCGGGTATGTTCTTCGCTGGTATCCCTTGGCTCTTCTGGTTCTTGGCTTACCTTTACTCCTGCGTCCTCAAGCCCTGCACCGTCTCCGTAAGCAAAAGCGTCGCCAGTTTCGACCCGGAGAAAGGCGAAGGAAAGAGCATCACGGAAAACGCCACGTCAGCTTCAGATCCCGTGGCTGCGGTCGAGCCGATGGAAGGTGAGAGGCACGTGCAGCTCGGGAATGTGGTGGTAGAACAAGAACAAGAACAAGAACAAGAAAATGGTAGATTAAGTTCAAGAAGAAGCCACGATGATGAGGATTGCGATAGAACTCCATTGAGATTATCAGTCGGAAACAAATGA